A region from the Paraburkholderia youngii genome encodes:
- a CDS encoding MGH1-like glycoside hydrolase domain-containing protein, translating to MPPLRAANLLATIEGSRLHSPECGHWQRWGPYLSERQWGTVREDYSANGTAWDSFPHDHARSRAYRWGEDGIAGFGDDRLSWCVSLALWNRKDPIIKERLFGLTNAQGNHGEDVKELYFYLDGTPTHSYMRMLYKYPHAAYPYQNLIDENARRGGDMPEYEVLDTGVFDDLGYFDVQVEYAKHTPDDIVMRVTIENRADEAASLDVLPQIWARNSWSWKENKDKPKLVAGTDHDGAVRLLGHHHVHEPIVVTAWSKDAPQLAWLFCENDTNVKRLFGMDGAGPFKDGFNDYLVHGDANAIRRDAGTKAAAHAPLELGPHGRAVVYLRWRPQAASDEAPFDADALIARRLAEADEFYGALQHEITDPDARLVQRQALAGMLWSKQYYQYDVQRWLDGDPLQPSPPAARKQGRNRDWRHLCNADIVSMPDKWEYPWYASWDLAFHAAAFALIDPAFAKKQLLLLVKDRYQHPNGQLPAYEWALSDANPPVHAWAAWRVYEIDRALTGKADRDFLELVFHKLLLNFSWWVNRKDADGHNIFQGGFLGLDNVGIFDRSSPLPTGGHIDQADGTAWMAAYALDLMRIALELAYANHVFVDIGVKFFEHFLYIAEAVSCDDGCDTGLWDSADEFFYDKLRLPDGSNMPMRVRSIVGLIPLFAVHVLEERLHGGLPGLRERLVWFLEHRPDLAKLVSRWNEPGKGNALLLSLLRGHRMKALLRRALDESEFLSDHGVRALSRCHRDHPFVFEHNGNSFCVKYLPAESDTRVFGGNSNWRGPVWMPVNYLLIESLYEFHRYYGDDFRVEYPTGSGQKFSLSEIGDELARRATTLFLKDKNGERPVMGAYPLLQADPRSQDLILFHEYFHGDNGRGVGASHQTGWTGLVALLLQPRAMAASGNVPLAGEPAPAPAPIPVNEPVPSLAAATTK from the coding sequence ATGCCACCGCTGCGCGCTGCCAATCTGCTTGCCACGATCGAAGGTTCCCGGCTGCATTCGCCCGAATGCGGCCACTGGCAGCGCTGGGGGCCGTATCTGAGCGAGCGCCAGTGGGGCACGGTGCGCGAGGATTACAGCGCGAACGGCACCGCCTGGGACTCGTTTCCGCACGACCATGCGCGCAGCCGCGCCTACCGTTGGGGCGAAGACGGCATCGCCGGGTTCGGCGACGACCGGCTCAGCTGGTGCGTATCGCTCGCGCTGTGGAACCGCAAGGACCCGATCATCAAGGAGCGCCTGTTCGGCCTGACCAACGCGCAGGGCAATCACGGCGAGGACGTGAAGGAGCTGTACTTCTATCTGGACGGCACGCCCACGCACTCCTACATGCGCATGCTGTACAAGTACCCGCATGCGGCTTATCCGTACCAGAACCTGATCGACGAAAACGCGCGCCGCGGCGGCGACATGCCGGAGTACGAAGTACTCGATACCGGCGTGTTCGACGATCTGGGCTATTTCGATGTGCAGGTCGAATACGCGAAGCACACGCCCGACGACATCGTGATGCGCGTGACGATCGAAAATCGCGCGGACGAGGCGGCGTCGCTCGATGTGCTGCCGCAGATCTGGGCGCGCAACTCGTGGTCGTGGAAGGAGAACAAGGACAAGCCGAAGCTCGTCGCCGGCACCGACCACGACGGCGCGGTGCGTCTGCTTGGCCATCATCATGTGCATGAACCGATCGTCGTGACCGCGTGGTCGAAGGACGCACCGCAACTCGCGTGGCTGTTCTGCGAGAACGACACCAACGTGAAGCGGCTGTTCGGCATGGACGGCGCGGGCCCGTTCAAGGACGGCTTCAACGATTACCTCGTGCACGGCGACGCGAACGCGATCCGTCGCGACGCGGGTACCAAGGCCGCCGCACATGCACCGCTGGAACTCGGGCCGCATGGACGCGCGGTCGTGTATCTGCGCTGGCGCCCGCAAGCGGCGAGCGATGAAGCGCCATTCGATGCCGACGCGTTGATCGCGCGCCGCCTCGCCGAGGCCGACGAATTCTATGGCGCATTGCAGCACGAGATCACCGACCCCGATGCGCGCCTCGTGCAACGTCAGGCGCTCGCCGGCATGCTGTGGTCGAAGCAGTACTACCAGTACGACGTGCAACGCTGGCTCGACGGCGACCCGCTGCAGCCGAGCCCGCCCGCCGCGCGCAAGCAGGGCCGCAACAGGGACTGGCGACATCTGTGCAATGCGGACATCGTGTCGATGCCGGACAAGTGGGAGTACCCGTGGTATGCGTCGTGGGACCTCGCGTTTCACGCGGCCGCGTTCGCGCTGATCGATCCGGCGTTCGCGAAGAAGCAGTTGCTGCTGCTCGTGAAGGACCGCTATCAGCACCCGAACGGTCAGTTGCCGGCTTACGAATGGGCACTCAGCGATGCAAACCCGCCTGTCCATGCGTGGGCCGCATGGCGCGTGTACGAGATCGATCGCGCGCTGACCGGCAAGGCGGACCGTGATTTTCTGGAACTCGTGTTTCACAAGCTGCTGCTGAATTTCTCGTGGTGGGTGAACCGCAAGGACGCCGACGGCCACAATATTTTTCAGGGCGGTTTTCTCGGTCTCGACAACGTCGGCATCTTCGACCGCTCATCGCCGCTGCCGACCGGCGGCCACATCGACCAGGCCGACGGCACCGCGTGGATGGCCGCGTATGCGCTCGACCTGATGCGTATCGCGCTCGAACTCGCCTACGCGAATCACGTGTTCGTCGATATCGGCGTGAAGTTCTTCGAGCACTTCCTGTACATCGCGGAAGCGGTCAGTTGCGACGACGGCTGCGACACGGGCCTGTGGGACAGCGCGGATGAATTCTTCTACGACAAGCTGCGCTTGCCGGACGGCAGCAACATGCCGATGCGCGTTCGCTCGATCGTCGGATTGATACCGCTGTTCGCCGTGCACGTGCTCGAAGAGCGTTTGCATGGCGGCTTGCCGGGCTTGCGCGAGCGCCTCGTATGGTTTCTCGAGCATCGGCCCGATCTCGCGAAGCTGGTGTCGCGCTGGAACGAGCCCGGCAAGGGCAACGCGCTGCTGCTGTCGCTGCTGCGCGGGCATCGGATGAAGGCGCTGCTACGGCGCGCGCTCGACGAAAGCGAATTTCTTTCCGATCACGGCGTGCGCGCGTTGTCGCGTTGCCATCGCGACCATCCGTTCGTGTTCGAACACAACGGCAACAGCTTCTGTGTGAAGTATCTGCCGGCCGAATCCGATACCCGTGTGTTCGGCGGCAATTCGAACTGGCGCGGGCCGGTGTGGATGCCGGTCAACTATCTGCTGATCGAATCGCTGTACGAGTTTCATCGTTACTACGGGGATGATTTCCGCGTCGAGTATCCGACCGGGTCGGGCCAAAAGTTCTCGTTGAGCGAAATCGGCGACGAACTCGCGCGCCGCGCGACCACGCTGTTCCTGAAGGACAAGAACGGCGAGCGGCCGGTGATGGGCGCGTATCCGCTGTTGCAGGCGGACCCGCGTTCGCAGGATCTGATCCTGTTCCACGAGTATTTTCATGGCGACAACGGTCGTGGCGTCGGGGCTTCGCATCAGACCGGCTGGACCGGGCTCGTCGCGTTGCTGTTGCAGCCGCGCGCGATGGCGGCATCGGGCAACGTGCCGCTGGCGGGGGAACCGGCGCCGGCGCCCGCGCCGATTCCGGTGAATGAACCGGTACCGTCGCTCGCGGCCGCGACGACGAAGTAA
- a CDS encoding amylo-alpha-1,6-glucosidase has translation MTRIDPPIDISRLEDEWLEADGFGGFASGTVGMLRTRRYHALLLAATRAPGGRMVLVNGIEAWVEAGGERFPLTMQRYGPDLIYPDLRGNLLGFDTAPWPTWRVQLDTHTAMIADVFVSKATCETVLRWRLEGGELDAPVLKVRPLLSGRDYHALHHENPTFDFGAQVSADQSCASWRPYGGLPVVRAATNGTYTHAPDWYRNFCYVREQERGLDCSEDLAAPGVFSFDLAEGEAVMILSAASTAATQSINDNPRTTARASELADTERQRRAALGSRLQRSADAYVVTRNEGRTILAGFPWFTDWGRDTFIAMRGLLIASNRLDDAEAILLEWSGTLSDGMLPNRFPDYGDAPEYNSVDASLWFIVAVHDYLATPHASARTRAHLQQAAETILTGYTNGTRFNIGCCPDDGLLRAGIPGVQLTWMDAKVGDWIVTPRIGKPVEVQALWINALRIASAWNPQWRQAGERAALAFRRRFVDPATQTLFDNVDVDHVPGTVDRSIRPNQIFAIGGLPFPLLEGAAARAVVAQVEAQLLTPLGLRSLAPSDPAYRGHYGGAPLERDGAYHQGTVWVWLIGPFVEAWLRVNGASATNLTQARRRFLAPLYAHLDHAGLDHLSEIADGDAPYAPAGTPFQAWSLGEMLRVESLLARFERDGA, from the coding sequence ATGACTCGCATCGATCCACCCATCGACATCTCGCGACTCGAAGACGAATGGCTCGAAGCCGACGGCTTCGGCGGCTTTGCGTCAGGCACGGTCGGTATGTTGCGCACGCGCCGCTACCATGCGCTGCTGCTAGCCGCGACGCGCGCGCCGGGCGGACGCATGGTGCTCGTCAACGGCATCGAGGCGTGGGTCGAGGCGGGCGGCGAGCGCTTCCCGTTGACCATGCAACGCTATGGGCCTGACCTGATCTATCCGGATCTGCGCGGCAACCTGCTCGGTTTCGATACCGCGCCTTGGCCGACTTGGCGCGTTCAACTCGATACGCATACTGCGATGATCGCCGACGTGTTCGTCAGCAAAGCGACGTGCGAAACGGTATTGCGCTGGCGGCTCGAAGGCGGCGAACTCGATGCGCCCGTGCTGAAGGTCAGACCGCTGTTGTCGGGCCGCGATTATCACGCGCTGCATCACGAGAATCCGACCTTCGACTTCGGCGCGCAGGTCAGCGCCGATCAATCGTGCGCGAGCTGGCGGCCTTATGGCGGACTGCCGGTCGTGCGGGCGGCGACGAACGGCACCTATACGCATGCGCCCGATTGGTATCGCAACTTCTGCTACGTGCGCGAGCAGGAGCGCGGTCTCGATTGCAGCGAAGACCTCGCGGCGCCCGGCGTGTTCAGCTTCGATCTCGCCGAGGGCGAAGCGGTGATGATTCTGAGTGCAGCGAGCACTGCCGCCACCCAGAGCATCAACGACAATCCCCGGACCACCGCCCGCGCCTCCGAACTCGCCGACACCGAACGACAACGTCGGGCCGCACTCGGCTCGCGCCTGCAACGCTCGGCCGACGCCTATGTCGTCACGCGCAACGAAGGCCGCACGATCCTCGCAGGCTTTCCGTGGTTCACCGACTGGGGCCGCGACACCTTCATCGCGATGCGCGGCCTGCTGATCGCGTCGAACCGTCTCGACGACGCCGAAGCGATCCTGCTCGAATGGTCGGGCACGTTGTCCGACGGCATGCTGCCGAACCGCTTCCCCGACTACGGCGACGCGCCCGAATACAACTCGGTCGATGCGTCGCTATGGTTCATCGTCGCCGTTCACGACTATCTGGCTACGCCCCATGCAAGCGCGCGGACGCGCGCGCATCTGCAGCAAGCCGCCGAAACGATCCTGACCGGCTACACGAACGGCACGCGCTTTAACATCGGCTGCTGTCCCGACGACGGTCTGCTGCGCGCCGGCATCCCCGGCGTGCAACTGACGTGGATGGACGCGAAAGTCGGCGACTGGATCGTCACGCCGCGCATCGGCAAGCCGGTCGAAGTGCAGGCGCTATGGATCAACGCACTGCGAATCGCGTCGGCATGGAACCCACAGTGGCGGCAGGCTGGCGAGCGCGCGGCGCTCGCATTTCGCCGGCGCTTCGTCGATCCGGCCACGCAGACGCTGTTCGATAACGTCGACGTCGATCATGTGCCGGGCACGGTCGACCGCTCGATCCGGCCGAACCAGATCTTCGCGATCGGTGGCCTGCCGTTTCCGCTGCTCGAAGGCGCGGCGGCGCGCGCGGTGGTGGCGCAGGTCGAAGCGCAATTGCTGACGCCGCTCGGCCTGCGCTCGCTCGCGCCTTCCGATCCGGCCTATCGTGGCCACTACGGCGGCGCGCCGCTCGAACGCGACGGCGCTTATCATCAGGGCACCGTGTGGGTGTGGCTGATCGGCCCGTTCGTCGAAGCGTGGCTGCGAGTGAATGGCGCAAGCGCCACGAATCTCACACAGGCGAGGAGGCGTTTTCTCGCCCCGCTGTACGCGCATCTCGATCACGCGGGCCTCGACCACCTGTCCGAGATCGCCGACGGCGACGCGCCGTACGCGCCCGCCGGCACGCCGTTCCAGGCATGGTCGCTCGGTGAAATGCTGCGCGTCGAAAGTCTGCTTGCCCGATTCGAGCGCGACGGGGCGTAA
- a CDS encoding phosphocholine-specific phospholipase C: MTSTSRRRFLQTVASSAGAAAAMTALPESIRNALAVPAFSRTGTIRDVEHIVVFMQENRSFDHYFGHLRGVRGYNDRFPIPLPSGLPVWNQPSKEDPARPVLPFHLNTATTSAQCVGELDHTWSKTQSAIDGGRHDQWPANKTDMTMGYHLRSDIPFHYALADAFTICDAYFCSLPGPTHPNRAYLMTGMVDPSGTLGGPLLDNNDWADGDRPPNYQLLSWTTYPERLQAAGISWQVYQQGTTGFDPLYGNYGTNILQNFTNFINARPGSPLHERAQTVRTIDDLKADVLANRLPQVSWLCPPAAYSEHPRYTPAYGAEYTSQILDALTSNPEMWSKTVLFIMYDENDGFFDHLVPPQPPTKSAQGKSTVTTDGEIHDVVNPLRGGSYSADGCPYGLGPRVPMTIVSPWTKGGFVCSQVFDHTSVIRFIETRFGVHEPNITAWRRAVCGDLSTAFDFRTPDSKMPTLPDTKSYLDMADNQCRTQPKPTVPTTSTPIEAQEAGIRFARALPYELHANGAANVGKNTFEITLGNTGEQGAHFCVYATNRTDGPWRYTVEAGKSLSDTFDLSATNGVYAFDVFGPNGFVRKFAGHTRASAQNGHGNDKPAQPEVTARYDVANGNVFLKFTNSSGGIAHLTVIDNAYGARPRTVVVPANARIEEGWVLTSSHHWYDLTVTSSDDARFSRRFAGHVENGRPSISDPAAVAPVLTAS; the protein is encoded by the coding sequence ATGACATCAACTAGCCGTCGCCGTTTCCTGCAAACCGTGGCTTCATCCGCGGGCGCCGCCGCCGCGATGACCGCATTGCCCGAGTCGATCCGCAACGCGCTGGCAGTGCCCGCGTTTTCGCGCACCGGCACGATTCGCGATGTCGAGCACATCGTCGTGTTCATGCAGGAGAACCGCTCGTTCGACCACTACTTCGGTCATTTGCGCGGCGTGCGCGGCTATAACGACCGCTTCCCGATCCCGCTGCCGAGCGGCCTGCCGGTGTGGAATCAGCCGTCGAAGGAAGACCCGGCGAGGCCGGTGCTGCCGTTCCATCTGAACACCGCGACGACGAGCGCGCAGTGCGTCGGCGAACTCGATCACACGTGGTCCAAGACCCAATCCGCGATCGACGGCGGCCGCCACGACCAGTGGCCTGCCAACAAGACCGACATGACGATGGGCTACCACCTGCGTAGCGACATCCCGTTCCACTACGCGCTCGCCGACGCGTTCACGATCTGCGATGCGTACTTCTGCTCGCTGCCGGGCCCGACGCACCCTAACCGCGCGTATCTGATGACCGGCATGGTCGACCCAAGCGGCACGCTGGGCGGCCCGCTGCTCGACAACAACGATTGGGCGGACGGCGATCGTCCGCCGAACTATCAGTTGCTGTCATGGACCACGTATCCGGAGCGTCTGCAGGCAGCGGGCATTTCATGGCAGGTCTATCAACAGGGCACGACGGGCTTCGATCCGCTGTACGGCAACTACGGCACCAACATCCTGCAGAACTTCACGAACTTCATCAACGCGCGGCCGGGTTCGCCGCTCCACGAGCGCGCGCAAACCGTGCGCACGATCGACGACCTGAAGGCCGACGTGCTCGCGAACCGGCTGCCGCAGGTCTCGTGGCTGTGCCCGCCGGCCGCGTATTCGGAGCATCCGCGCTACACGCCCGCGTACGGCGCCGAATACACGTCGCAGATTCTCGACGCGCTGACGTCGAACCCCGAAATGTGGAGCAAGACCGTGCTCTTCATCATGTACGACGAGAACGACGGTTTCTTCGATCACCTCGTGCCGCCGCAACCGCCGACGAAGTCCGCGCAGGGCAAGTCGACGGTGACGACCGACGGCGAGATCCACGACGTCGTCAATCCGCTGCGCGGCGGCAGCTACAGCGCCGACGGCTGTCCGTACGGACTCGGACCGCGCGTGCCGATGACGATCGTGTCGCCGTGGACCAAGGGCGGCTTCGTATGCTCGCAAGTGTTCGATCACACGTCGGTGATCCGCTTCATCGAAACGCGCTTCGGCGTGCATGAGCCGAACATCACGGCATGGCGTCGCGCGGTGTGCGGCGACCTGAGCACCGCGTTCGACTTCCGCACGCCGGATTCGAAGATGCCGACGCTGCCGGATACCAAAAGCTACCTGGACATGGCCGACAACCAGTGCAGGACGCAACCGAAGCCGACCGTGCCGACGACGTCGACTCCGATCGAAGCGCAGGAAGCGGGCATCCGCTTCGCGCGCGCGTTGCCGTACGAACTGCATGCGAACGGCGCGGCGAACGTGGGCAAGAACACGTTCGAAATCACGCTCGGCAATACCGGCGAGCAGGGCGCTCACTTCTGCGTGTACGCGACGAATCGCACCGACGGTCCGTGGCGCTACACGGTCGAAGCGGGCAAGTCGCTCAGCGATACGTTCGACCTGAGCGCGACGAACGGCGTGTATGCGTTCGACGTGTTCGGCCCGAACGGCTTCGTGCGCAAGTTCGCGGGCCACACGCGGGCGAGTGCGCAGAACGGACACGGCAACGACAAGCCGGCTCAGCCTGAAGTGACCGCGCGATACGACGTCGCGAATGGCAACGTGTTCCTGAAGTTCACCAACAGCAGTGGTGGCATCGCGCATCTGACGGTGATCGACAACGCATACGGCGCGCGGCCGCGCACCGTGGTCGTGCCCGCCAATGCGCGTATCGAAGAAGGCTGGGTGCTTACGTCGAGCCATCACTGGTACGACCTGACGGTGACGAGCAGCGACGACGCACGCTTCTCGCGCCGCTTTGCCGGTCACGTCGAGAACGGCCGGCCGAGTATCAGTGATCCGGCTGCGGTTGCGCCGGTGCTGACGGCGAGTTGA
- a CDS encoding dihydrodipicolinate synthase family protein, translating to MSKAIQWSGVFPAVSTQFKTDFSLDIDATHRVVTNLVKDGVSGLVVCGTVGENTSLSTSEKLQVIEAARDASGGKVPVVAGVAEFTTEFARQTVREAARVGVDGVMVMPALVYSAKPHETAAHFRSVATSTDLPVMIYNNPPIYKNDVTPDVLIALQDCENIVCFKDSSGDTRRFIDLRNAVGDRFVLFAGLDDVVVESIAVGAEGWVSGMSNAFPKEGETLFRLATQKRFDEALALYSWFMPLLHLDARPDLVQCIKLCEELLGRGSAVTRPPRLALQGDTLAEVKEIVAKALATRPTLPDVGL from the coding sequence GTGAGCAAGGCTATCCAATGGAGCGGGGTGTTTCCCGCCGTCAGCACCCAGTTCAAGACGGATTTCTCGCTCGACATCGACGCGACGCACCGCGTGGTCACCAATCTCGTCAAGGACGGCGTGTCGGGTCTGGTGGTCTGCGGCACGGTCGGCGAAAACACTTCGCTGAGCACGTCGGAAAAGCTTCAGGTGATCGAGGCAGCGCGCGACGCGTCCGGCGGCAAGGTGCCGGTCGTCGCGGGCGTCGCCGAGTTCACGACCGAGTTCGCACGGCAGACGGTGCGTGAAGCCGCGCGTGTCGGCGTCGACGGCGTGATGGTGATGCCGGCGCTCGTCTATTCCGCGAAGCCGCACGAAACCGCCGCGCATTTCCGCTCGGTCGCGACCAGCACCGACCTGCCGGTGATGATCTACAACAACCCGCCGATCTACAAGAACGACGTGACGCCGGACGTGCTGATCGCGCTGCAGGACTGCGAGAACATCGTCTGCTTCAAGGATTCGTCGGGCGATACGCGGCGCTTCATCGATCTGCGCAACGCGGTGGGCGACCGCTTCGTACTGTTCGCCGGCCTCGACGACGTGGTGGTCGAAAGCATCGCGGTGGGTGCGGAAGGCTGGGTGTCGGGCATGTCGAACGCGTTCCCGAAGGAAGGCGAGACGCTGTTTCGCCTCGCCACCCAAAAGCGTTTCGATGAGGCGTTGGCGCTGTATAGCTGGTTCATGCCGCTGTTGCACCTCGACGCGCGCCCCGACCTCGTGCAATGCATCAAGCTATGCGAGGAACTGCTCGGGCGCGGCAGCGCCGTCACGCGTCCGCCGCGCCTCGCGCTGCAAGGCGATACGCTCGCCGAAGTCAAAGAAATCGTCGCAAAGGCGCTCGCTACGCGTCCGACGCTGCCGGACGTTGGTCTTTAA
- a CDS encoding succinylglutamate desuccinylase/aspartoacylase family protein, with protein MNRQSIPLLSPAIGTHRELVSFHFGLANSGQKIYIQASLHADETPSMLTTVLLKRRLLDLEQAGALNAEIVLVPVSNPVGLSQYVLGQFVGRFDLGSGKNFNRHFVQFTKLVEDAKEALGADANANRRIVRALLTAELAQQKPLTEFESLQLALLKLSCDADVVIDLHCSLEAAMHVYTSEAAWAEFEPLSRYLGAEASLLATDSGGGAFDETHSLLWWKLQQQMPASKPVPTGSIAVTVECRGQRDVSYEVAQQDADALVDYLVWRGAIRGEAKPLPPLLSPATPLAGSEQFYAPVSGILVHRAKIGDTIRVGQPLFDIVDPLTDETTTIASQTEGVLYMRRAIRFVTAGAPLGRVSGTRPIRTGVLLGA; from the coding sequence ATGAACAGGCAATCGATTCCGCTTCTGTCGCCGGCTATCGGCACGCACCGCGAGCTGGTGTCGTTTCATTTCGGCCTGGCCAATAGCGGGCAGAAGATCTACATCCAGGCGTCGCTGCATGCCGACGAAACGCCGTCGATGCTGACCACGGTGCTGTTGAAGCGGAGATTGCTGGACCTCGAACAGGCCGGCGCGCTGAATGCGGAAATCGTGCTCGTGCCGGTGTCGAATCCGGTCGGGCTCAGTCAATACGTGCTCGGTCAGTTCGTCGGCCGCTTCGATCTCGGCAGCGGCAAGAACTTCAACCGGCATTTCGTGCAGTTCACGAAGCTCGTCGAGGATGCAAAGGAGGCGCTGGGAGCCGACGCGAACGCGAACCGCCGCATCGTGCGCGCACTGCTCACGGCCGAACTCGCGCAACAGAAGCCGCTGACCGAATTCGAGTCGCTGCAACTGGCGCTGCTGAAGCTGTCATGCGACGCGGACGTCGTGATCGATCTGCATTGCTCGCTCGAAGCGGCGATGCATGTGTACACGAGCGAGGCCGCGTGGGCCGAGTTCGAGCCGCTGTCGCGCTACCTCGGCGCCGAGGCCTCGTTGCTCGCGACGGATTCGGGCGGCGGCGCGTTCGACGAAACCCACAGCCTGCTGTGGTGGAAGTTGCAGCAGCAGATGCCGGCGAGCAAGCCGGTGCCGACCGGGTCGATCGCGGTGACGGTCGAATGCCGCGGCCAGCGCGACGTGTCTTACGAAGTCGCGCAGCAGGATGCCGACGCGCTCGTCGACTATCTGGTGTGGCGCGGTGCGATTCGCGGTGAGGCCAAGCCGTTGCCGCCGCTTCTGTCGCCGGCGACGCCGCTCGCGGGCAGCGAGCAGTTCTATGCGCCGGTAAGCGGGATTCTCGTGCACCGCGCGAAGATCGGCGACACGATCCGCGTCGGCCAGCCGCTGTTCGATATCGTCGATCCGCTGACTGACGAGACGACCACGATCGCGAGCCAGACCGAAGGGGTGCTGTATATGCGACGCGCGATCCGTTTCGTGACGGCCGGTGCGCCGCTCGGTCGCGTGAGCGGCACGCGGCCGATCAGAACGGGCGTGTTGCTGGGCGCCTGA
- a CDS encoding transporter substrate-binding domain-containing protein, translating to MKTSLMTLCAALAFSSGAFAADANTLRLGIDPTYPPMDSKAPDGSLKGFDVDLGNEICRRIHAHCQWVELEFSGMIPALQARKIDAVLSSMAITEKREQQILFSSKLFQFKSRLIARQGSSLAPTASGLAGKQIGVQSGTQFEGYALKNWTPLGANVVAYKSQDEVFADLRNGRLDGALLGTVEADYGFLRTPAGKGFAFVGEPLSMGDRGVGIGLRKDETEVQASINAAIASMRQDGTYAQIAKKYFDFDPYGN from the coding sequence ATGAAAACTTCGCTGATGACTCTTTGCGCCGCGCTGGCTTTCAGCAGCGGCGCGTTCGCCGCTGACGCCAACACGTTGCGCCTCGGCATCGACCCGACCTATCCGCCGATGGACTCGAAGGCCCCCGACGGCAGTCTGAAGGGCTTCGACGTCGATCTCGGCAACGAGATTTGCCGGCGCATCCACGCGCATTGTCAGTGGGTCGAACTCGAGTTTTCGGGCATGATTCCGGCGCTGCAGGCACGCAAGATAGACGCGGTGCTGTCGTCGATGGCGATCACCGAAAAGCGCGAGCAGCAGATCCTGTTTTCGTCGAAGCTGTTCCAGTTCAAGTCGCGGCTGATCGCGCGGCAAGGCTCATCGCTCGCGCCTACGGCGAGCGGACTTGCCGGCAAGCAGATCGGCGTGCAGTCGGGCACGCAGTTCGAGGGCTACGCGCTGAAGAACTGGACGCCGCTCGGCGCGAACGTGGTCGCCTACAAGAGCCAGGACGAGGTGTTCGCCGATCTGCGCAACGGCAGGCTCGACGGCGCGTTGCTCGGCACCGTCGAGGCCGATTACGGCTTCCTGCGTACGCCGGCGGGCAAGGGCTTCGCGTTTGTCGGCGAGCCGCTTTCGATGGGCGATCGCGGCGTCGGCATCGGCTTGCGCAAGGATGAAACCGAAGTGCAGGCATCGATCAACGCGGCGATCGCGTCGATGCGCCAGGACGGCACCTATGCGCAGATTGCGAAGAAGTACTTCGACTTCGATCCGTACGGCAATTGA